Sequence from the Fusobacterium periodonticum 1_1_41FAA genome:
TTCCACCATTTGTTTTAAAAATTGTTTTATAGAAGTCTTTTCTTCTTCTGTCAATTCTCTTTCATGGTGAATATAAAGAGCTATTCTATCAAGGTTTAAAACATAAGATACTAATTTTTCTGATTCTAAACGGGGTTTTGAAAAAGAGTATTTTTTCAAATACTCTTCAATAAATTTTAATATTTTTAGTAAATTCATTATTGCTCTGAAGCAGATAATAATTCTGCTTGATGAAAAGTTATAAGTGCATCAATCATTTCATCTATATCCCCGTCTAAAAATGCTTCTAATTGATGTACTGTTAATTTTATTCTATGGTCAGTGATTCTTCCATCTGGGAAGTTATATGTTCTAATTTTTTCTGCTCTATCTCCTGTACCAACTTGTAATCTTCTTTCTGATTCAACTTCACTTCTTTGTTTTTCTTGTTCCATTTCATAAAGTTTAGTAAGTAAGTGTTTCATTGCCTTTTCTCTATTTTTTAATTGAGATCTTTCATCTTGACATTGAACTACTATTCCTGTAGGTAGATGTGTTATTCTAACAGCTGAGTCAGTCATATTTACGTGTTGACCTCCAGCTCCTCCAGATCTATAAGTATCTATTTTTAAATCCTTAGGATCAACTATTACTTCTTGTATATCTTCAACTTCTGGTAAAACAGCAACTGTTGCAGTTGATGTATGTATTCTTCCTGACGCTTCTGTTTTAGGAACTCTTTGTACTCTATGAACTCCTGATTCAAACTTTAATCTTGAGTACGCACCTAAACCAATTATAGTGAAGGCTACTTCTTTTAGTCCGTTTAGTTCTCCATCTTGTTTTTCTATGATTTCAATTTTCCATTTTCTTCTTTCAGCATATCTTGAATACATTCTAAATAAGTCTGCTGCAAATAGAGCTGCTTCATCTCCACCAGCTCCACCTCTTATTTCAACAATAACGTTTTTATCATCATTTTTATCTTTAGGTAATAATAGAATTTTTAATTCTTCTTCAAGACTTGGTAATTTTTCTTCCGCTTCTTTTAATTCTTCATTAAGCATTTCTTTCATATCAGCATCTTTTTCAGTCTTAAAGCTTTCTTTTATAAATTCAATATCATCTACATATTTTTTGTACTCTTTATATTTTTCAACAATCTCCGTTATTTCATTTATTGCCTTGTTGCATTCTATCATTTTTTTTGAATCTGCCAAAACTTCTGGGCTAACTAGCATTTGATTTAGCTCTTCATACCTAGCAACAACTTCTTCCAACTTATCAAACATTCTTTTCTCCTCTTATTTTATAAAGTTTATTTCACTTATACCCATTATTTCTTCTGTTACCATTTGTAAGGCTTGCATAAAACCTTCTGACAAATCTTTTTTATTAAATTCATAATATACTGTAGTATCACTGAAATATATATTTTTTAATTCTAAATCCTCTGAATAGTTCTTAGTCATATCTTGAACTGCTACTTGTAATAAATCACTTGTTGCAGCTTCTTTTGTACTAATAGCATATTTTCTGGGGCTATCACTATCTTTATCTACAGCATAAGCAGGAATTTTAACTAATTCTTCTGCTTTGACTTCAACTTTTCTAACCTCAATTTCTCCAATTTTATTTTTAGAAGTCATAGAAATCTTTATAATTAATAAAATTATAAGTATTCCTAATAAAATAGCAGTTGATTTAAAAGTTACTCTCTTATTTTTACTCATTTCATCACCTTGTCAAATATTCTTTAATTGATTTTGCAATTTCCTCTGCCATTTTTTGTTGAGAATCTCTATCAACCAAAATTGCTGCATCATAAGAATTACTAACAAAACCAAGCTCTATTAAAACCCCTGTTCCATTAAATCCTCTTAGAACAGCAAAGTTTGCACCATGAACTCCACCATTTTTTAATGCTAAACCA
This genomic interval carries:
- the prfA gene encoding peptide chain release factor 1, which codes for MFDKLEEVVARYEELNQMLVSPEVLADSKKMIECNKAINEITEIVEKYKEYKKYVDDIEFIKESFKTEKDADMKEMLNEELKEAEEKLPSLEEELKILLLPKDKNDDKNVIVEIRGGAGGDEAALFAADLFRMYSRYAERRKWKIEIIEKQDGELNGLKEVAFTIIGLGAYSRLKFESGVHRVQRVPKTEASGRIHTSTATVAVLPEVEDIQEVIVDPKDLKIDTYRSGGAGGQHVNMTDSAVRITHLPTGIVVQCQDERSQLKNREKAMKHLLTKLYEMEQEKQRSEVESERRLQVGTGDRAEKIRTYNFPDGRITDHRIKLTVHQLEAFLDGDIDEMIDALITFHQAELLSASEQ